From Denitrovibrio acetiphilus DSM 12809, the proteins below share one genomic window:
- a CDS encoding response regulator, which produces MRKLEDINLLYVEDEKFTRMLVKKLLEKENIKVHEAANGVLGLKKFYEISPDIIVTDLAMPEMDGFEMISKIREKNNIIPIIITTAYREEAERVNDMVTDCIFKPIIKDDLVKAIQKIVSA; this is translated from the coding sequence ATGCGTAAACTGGAAGATATAAACTTACTGTATGTTGAAGATGAAAAATTCACAAGAATGCTTGTCAAAAAGCTTCTTGAGAAAGAAAATATAAAAGTTCATGAAGCTGCCAATGGAGTTTTGGGACTTAAAAAGTTCTATGAAATCAGTCCCGATATCATAGTCACTGACCTTGCCATGCCTGAAATGGACGGGTTTGAGATGATCAGTAAAATCAGAGAGAAAAATAATATAATTCCTATCATAATAACTACTGCATACAGGGAAGAGGCAGAACGTGTTAATGATATGGTTACAGACTGCATCTTCAAACCGATAATAAAAGATGATTTAGTTAAGGCTATTCAGAAAATTGTTTCTGCATAA
- a CDS encoding IS256 family transposase translates to MKFDKDKLKDLLAESDVKTTEDLQVFMRDMMKEVIETLYEGELEAHLGYKKHEPNVSDGNSRNGRSAKKVQSQMGEMELEVPRDRLSTFSPEIVKKRQTDISGIEAKVISMYARGMSNRDIKEHIFDIYGHELSPETVSVITDKILPQAKEWQNRALEEIYAIVFMDGMVLKMRVDGAVRNVTIYFVIGISMEGHKSCLGLYLAETESAKYWLTVMNELKNRGVQDILIFAVDNLKGISEAITAAFPQSEIQKCVVHQIRNSLRFVPWKERKTVAADLKKIYAAATEEQARAELDAFAEKWDSKYPNISKSWRNNWTELSTYFKYSKELRKLIYTTNPVESFHSAIRKSTKGKGAFPTEDSLVKLLYLAILGIEKKWTMPIRDWGVIYSQLYINYEDRITTLHS, encoded by the coding sequence ATGAAATTCGACAAGGACAAACTGAAAGATCTGCTTGCTGAAAGCGATGTAAAGACCACAGAAGACCTTCAGGTGTTTATGCGTGACATGATGAAAGAAGTCATAGAAACGCTCTACGAAGGTGAGCTTGAAGCCCATTTAGGCTATAAAAAACACGAACCGAACGTAAGTGACGGCAACAGCCGTAATGGTCGTTCTGCCAAGAAAGTACAATCACAAATGGGCGAAATGGAACTCGAAGTACCCCGTGATCGCCTATCAACCTTTTCGCCTGAAATAGTCAAGAAACGCCAGACAGATATATCAGGCATTGAAGCTAAAGTAATTTCCATGTATGCCAGGGGTATGAGTAACCGTGACATCAAAGAGCACATCTTTGATATCTACGGTCATGAGCTATCGCCGGAGACAGTCAGCGTTATTACAGACAAGATTCTCCCACAGGCTAAAGAATGGCAAAACAGAGCCTTGGAAGAGATATACGCCATCGTCTTTATGGACGGCATGGTTTTAAAGATGCGTGTGGACGGAGCTGTTCGCAACGTCACTATCTACTTTGTGATCGGCATCAGCATGGAAGGTCATAAATCCTGTCTGGGGCTATATCTTGCCGAGACGGAATCCGCTAAATACTGGCTGACAGTTATGAACGAGCTAAAGAACCGTGGAGTACAGGATATTCTTATCTTTGCCGTAGACAACCTCAAGGGCATCTCAGAAGCTATAACAGCCGCTTTCCCACAGTCTGAGATTCAGAAATGCGTAGTCCATCAGATACGCAACTCTCTCCGCTTTGTGCCCTGGAAGGAGCGTAAGACTGTGGCTGCTGACCTCAAGAAAATCTATGCCGCAGCGACCGAGGAACAAGCCAGAGCTGAGCTGGATGCCTTTGCCGAGAAGTGGGACAGCAAATATCCTAACATCTCGAAATCATGGCGGAACAACTGGACTGAGCTTTCTACGTATTTCAAATATTCCAAGGAGCTCAGGAAACTGATTTATACCACGAATCCGGTTGAGAGCTTCCATTCTGCCATCAGGAAATCAACCAAAGGAAAAGGAGCCTTCCCGACGGAAGACTCCCTTGTAAAGCTCTTATATTTAGCTATTTTAGGTATCGAAAAGAAATGGACTATGCCAATAAGGGATTGGGGTGTAATATACTCACAGCTATATATCAACTATGAAGACAGAATTACGACTTTACACAGTTAA
- a CDS encoding DUF6933 domain-containing protein, whose protein sequence is MLHFNLSKNMYETLSKANTDMTHNKPNNAWDWHAKIIKFGRVNCVIAVEENTRYAIFLCDLKKADFKMFHYVFMDQFENHIVDLFGDTSVETQKLIFELVLQLRGSCSYSKPMSNSVISHMTQMQYEIEDFCHRELGGYLPATNHHLLALGHRLNDNIRTHKNIKTEFIVPIREFRTKILSRLDL, encoded by the coding sequence ATGCTGCACTTTAATCTGAGCAAAAACATGTATGAGACTCTATCAAAGGCCAATACAGATATGACTCATAATAAACCAAATAATGCATGGGACTGGCATGCGAAGATTATTAAGTTCGGAAGGGTCAATTGCGTTATCGCCGTGGAGGAAAACACCAGGTATGCGATATTTTTGTGTGATCTCAAAAAAGCTGACTTCAAAATGTTTCATTATGTCTTCATGGATCAGTTTGAAAATCACATAGTAGACTTGTTTGGAGATACTTCTGTAGAGACGCAGAAGCTGATATTTGAGCTGGTTCTTCAGCTTAGGGGCAGCTGCTCCTACTCGAAGCCAATGTCTAATAGCGTTATTTCTCATATGACTCAGATGCAGTATGAGATAGAAGACTTCTGCCATAGAGAATTAGGTGGTTACTTGCCTGCAACCAATCATCATCTACTCGCTCTTGGACATCGCCTTAATGACAACATACGAACTCATAAAAATATTAAGACAGAGTTCATTGTGCCCATAAGAGAGTTTAGAACTAAGATATTATCTAGGTTGGATCTATAG
- a CDS encoding recombinase family protein has product MAIYAYIRVSTDKQDAKNQTYTVSSYVADKSIGAVQYIEETVSGKKSWKQKKLADVIEKLDAGDKLIVTEMSRLGRSMLEVFEIFSICISKEVEVHIVKSNHVLKNDINSKVLTFAFSLASELERELISSRTKEALARRRAEGKKLGRPKGSQSSKLDSMIEEITILHRKGVNTTSIAKIYGVSQTAMRHFIKSRNL; this is encoded by the coding sequence ATGGCTATATACGCATATATCAGAGTCTCCACAGATAAACAGGATGCGAAGAATCAGACTTATACGGTGTCATCGTATGTGGCAGACAAAAGTATTGGGGCTGTTCAATATATTGAAGAGACCGTGTCAGGTAAAAAGTCGTGGAAGCAAAAAAAACTGGCTGATGTGATAGAGAAGTTGGATGCTGGCGACAAGTTGATAGTGACCGAGATGTCCCGCCTTGGCAGATCTATGCTGGAGGTATTCGAGATATTCTCAATATGTATCTCCAAAGAGGTTGAGGTCCATATCGTTAAGAGCAACCATGTGCTTAAGAATGATATCAACTCTAAGGTTCTAACATTCGCTTTTTCGCTTGCCTCTGAGCTGGAGCGTGAGCTCATATCTTCAAGAACTAAAGAGGCTCTTGCCAGAAGAAGAGCTGAGGGTAAAAAGCTCGGCAGACCAAAAGGTAGCCAGTCAAGCAAGCTGGATTCTATGATAGAGGAAATCACTATCCTTCACCGGAAAGGAGTGAACACCACATCAATTGCCAAAATCTATGGTGTTAGCCAGACAGCCATGCGGCATTTTATCAAAAGTCGTAATTTATAA
- a CDS encoding DUF4238 domain-containing protein yields the protein MSNARNHHYISQFYLRGFTKSGKSKEKIFVFDKHEQSFFASSPKNVGSKRDFNRISLEGKENILEEQLAELEGLLAPIFKKTIDIRKFPNDEDLYGILTFISMLAIKNPVVRHQFDDFLKTIADRFMTMTLMSEERYLDQCRQAGIPEEKIVPYEQEKEFFNDKTRYTIYVNQEIHAFGESGVIEHLTNLLCHRNWFLLVTDDDNAEFITSDFPVSLTSKNKRTGIQGVGFGHSDSEVFFPLSKNLALLGVFEESEHDKVIYVPEKNVTMLNKMTYAFSNRQIYASKKSFLNNVI from the coding sequence ATGTCAAATGCACGCAATCATCACTACATCTCTCAATTTTATCTGAGGGGCTTCACTAAGTCAGGAAAATCAAAAGAAAAAATATTCGTTTTTGACAAACATGAACAGTCATTTTTTGCTTCAAGTCCTAAGAATGTAGGCAGTAAAAGAGACTTTAATCGTATCTCGCTTGAAGGTAAAGAGAACATTCTTGAAGAACAACTTGCTGAATTAGAAGGATTACTTGCGCCAATCTTTAAAAAGACTATTGATATTAGAAAATTTCCCAACGATGAAGATCTATACGGAATACTCACGTTCATTTCTATGCTTGCTATAAAAAATCCTGTAGTAAGACATCAATTCGATGATTTCTTGAAGACGATTGCAGACAGATTTATGACAATGACATTAATGTCTGAAGAAAGATATTTAGATCAATGCAGACAGGCAGGAATTCCTGAAGAGAAAATCGTGCCATACGAACAGGAAAAAGAATTCTTTAATGATAAGACTAGATACACTATCTATGTGAACCAAGAAATACATGCATTCGGGGAATCTGGAGTCATAGAACATTTAACAAATCTATTATGTCACAGAAACTGGTTTCTACTCGTAACGGATGATGACAACGCCGAGTTTATAACTTCAGATTTTCCTGTCTCACTAACCTCTAAAAATAAAAGAACTGGAATTCAAGGAGTCGGTTTTGGACACAGTGATTCAGAAGTGTTTTTCCCATTATCAAAAAATTTGGCATTGCTTGGTGTTTTTGAAGAATCTGAACATGATAAAGTAATATATGTGCCTGAAAAAAACGTTACAATGCTTAACAAAATGACTTACGCATTTTCGAACAGACAGATATATGCTTCGAAAAAAAGTTTTTTGAATAATGTAATTTAA